One window from the genome of Candidatus Eisenbacteria bacterium encodes:
- a CDS encoding flagellar FlbD family protein, with translation MITLTHLKGDEIVLNADLIESLEATPDTVVTLTTGKKIVVRESVSEVARLVEAYTQRRSACAERD, from the coding sequence ATGATCACGCTCACGCATCTCAAGGGGGACGAGATCGTCCTCAACGCGGACCTGATCGAAAGCCTGGAGGCGACGCCGGACACGGTGGTCACCCTCACGACGGGCAAGAAGATCGTGGTCCGCGAATCGGTTTCCGAGGTGGCCCGGTTGGTGGAGGCATACACGCAGCGGCGGAGCGCTTGCGCGGAACGCGACTAG
- the fliD gene encoding flagellar filament capping protein FliD, translated as MSTSSVSTIRTAELQQFLEVYMADSNSRLSTLTGQRDSLQVKLAVYNDLRTKLSTLRGLAEDMAGTGSLSAFGAKTTTLSSEGVLRVSAGAGAMSLAHSIHVDQLAHAHTVVSDRFDKEGTSLSTTWAGTQTFAISVDGENHAVSVDIEAGSTNEEVLTAVANAINTITDDPVGASKMADTPSTAKLTIASAETGAEYKMTFTDTDGLLAALGINPAVEATDTTGGFIYADEELDALFVLDGINITHSSNTVEDVLAGVTIELLGAQDAEDGDVTMTIATDTEAVKATVQEFISAYNEAYSFLKSKISIDTTTYTRGVLAGDYPYVNLWQNLRSAMSGSVGSLEGGVYSALSQIGITAGSDGFLSISDTEDFEEALEGNLDEVAALFNSEDGIGVRLESLLEQYSSASGIIYSSKEAINTKVENLDDRIDRYRVLMDMEEEGLIEQYSKLQQAIADQQNMLSILNSITSGLY; from the coding sequence ATGAGCACTTCTTCGGTCTCCACGATTCGGACGGCGGAACTCCAGCAGTTCCTCGAAGTCTATATGGCCGACTCCAACAGCCGGCTTTCGACTCTGACGGGACAGAGAGATTCGCTGCAGGTCAAGCTCGCCGTTTACAACGACCTGCGGACCAAGCTCTCCACGCTGCGCGGTCTGGCCGAAGACATGGCGGGGACCGGATCTCTCTCCGCGTTCGGGGCGAAGACGACGACGCTGAGTTCGGAAGGCGTGCTCAGGGTGAGCGCCGGCGCGGGCGCCATGTCGCTGGCGCATTCGATTCACGTGGATCAGCTGGCCCACGCGCACACGGTGGTGTCCGACCGTTTCGACAAGGAAGGAACGAGCCTGAGCACGACTTGGGCGGGCACGCAGACTTTCGCCATCTCCGTCGACGGCGAGAACCACGCGGTGAGCGTGGACATCGAGGCGGGATCCACGAACGAGGAAGTGCTGACGGCGGTCGCGAACGCGATCAACACGATTACCGACGATCCGGTGGGCGCCTCCAAGATGGCGGACACGCCGAGCACGGCGAAGCTCACCATCGCGAGCGCCGAAACCGGCGCGGAATACAAGATGACCTTCACCGACACGGACGGGCTTCTGGCGGCGCTGGGAATCAACCCGGCGGTGGAAGCGACCGACACGACGGGGGGGTTCATCTACGCCGACGAAGAGCTGGATGCGTTGTTCGTCCTCGACGGCATCAACATCACTCACTCCAGCAACACCGTCGAGGACGTGCTCGCCGGCGTGACCATCGAGCTTCTCGGGGCACAGGACGCCGAGGACGGCGACGTGACCATGACGATCGCGACCGACACGGAAGCGGTCAAGGCCACGGTGCAGGAGTTCATCAGCGCTTATAACGAAGCGTACTCTTTTTTGAAGAGCAAGATCTCCATCGACACGACGACCTACACCCGCGGCGTTCTCGCCGGAGATTACCCTTACGTCAATCTCTGGCAGAACCTGCGCTCGGCCATGTCCGGTTCCGTCGGTTCGCTCGAGGGGGGTGTCTACTCGGCGCTTTCCCAGATCGGAATCACGGCCGGTTCGGACGGGTTCCTCTCCATCTCCGACACGGAGGATTTCGAGGAGGCGTTGGAGGGGAATCTGGACGAAGTGGCGGCGCTCTTTAACTCCGAGGACGGTATCGGCGTCCGCCTGGAAAGCCTGCTCGAGCAGTATTCCTCGGCGTCGGGGATTATCTACTCGAGCAAAGAGGCGATCAACACGAAGGTCGAGAACCTGGATGACCGAATCGATCGTTATCGGGTCCTGATGGACATGGAAGAAGAGGGCCTGATCGAGCAGTACAGCAAGCTCCAGCAGGCGATAGCCGATCAACAGAACATGTTGTCGATCTTGAACTCGATCACCAGCGGGCTTTACTAA
- a CDS encoding flagellar protein FliS, giving the protein MAADCPTMADEALATYTVNKIEGASPAELVLICYDHVLGCCRRREMMRAKDGVVQLMGALDLDYLDVSGPLFRIYEYLLDIIRAERYEEAEGILCELREAWVKAMEGVASEQGPSVPMIPKEI; this is encoded by the coding sequence ATGGCTGCCGATTGCCCGACGATGGCCGATGAGGCTCTGGCCACGTACACCGTCAACAAAATCGAAGGGGCGTCGCCGGCGGAACTGGTCCTGATCTGCTACGACCACGTCCTCGGTTGCTGCCGCCGCCGGGAAATGATGCGCGCGAAGGACGGCGTGGTCCAGCTCATGGGGGCGTTGGACCTGGACTACCTGGACGTGTCGGGCCCTCTTTTCCGGATCTACGAGTACCTGCTCGACATCATTCGAGCGGAACGCTACGAAGAGGCGGAAGGGATCCTCTGCGAACTCCGGGAAGCCTGGGTGAAGGCGATGGAGGGCGTCGCCTCGGAGCAGGGGCCCTCGGTTCCCATGATCCCCAAGGAGATCTAA
- a CDS encoding flagellin, whose product MPGADLSRINTNIAALNALKALRDTNSKLTVHQLRLATGKRINTAGDDPAGLVFAKRLESRARGLEVAKNNVGDVQNLISTAEAGVQSISEILLTMKEKILQAANDTMGTEERNAVESQLDDLAAEINNIVSTTTWGGNTLLDGTFTGKSFQVGEQSVDVMTFGITQDHQASGLTVSDTDLDVSSASASSTSLHNVNTAIDTLNSSLQTLGSTQMRVGIKEANLSVSINNQLSSHNRIYNADLAEEQVNLIKYSLLQQSATAMLSQANMAPQSVLQLVLGG is encoded by the coding sequence ATGCCGGGTGCTGACCTGTCACGGATCAACACCAATATCGCCGCCTTGAACGCTCTCAAGGCTTTGCGGGATACCAACAGCAAGCTGACGGTGCACCAGCTGCGGCTCGCCACCGGTAAGCGGATCAATACCGCCGGCGACGACCCGGCGGGTCTCGTTTTCGCCAAACGGCTCGAGTCGCGGGCCCGTGGCCTGGAAGTCGCCAAGAACAACGTGGGCGACGTGCAGAACCTGATCTCCACCGCCGAAGCGGGCGTGCAGAGCATCAGCGAGATTCTCCTCACCATGAAGGAGAAGATCCTCCAGGCCGCCAACGACACCATGGGCACCGAGGAGCGGAACGCCGTCGAGTCCCAGCTCGACGACCTCGCGGCGGAGATCAACAACATCGTCTCCACCACCACCTGGGGCGGTAACACGCTGCTGGACGGTACCTTCACCGGTAAGTCCTTCCAGGTGGGCGAGCAGTCCGTGGACGTGATGACCTTCGGCATCACCCAGGACCATCAGGCTTCCGGCCTCACGGTTTCCGACACCGATCTGGACGTGAGCAGTGCCTCCGCGTCTTCGACGTCGCTCCACAACGTCAACACCGCGATCGACACGCTGAACTCCAGTCTCCAGACGCTGGGCTCCACTCAGATGCGCGTCGGCATCAAGGAAGCCAACCTGTCGGTCTCCATCAACAACCAGCTCTCTTCGCACAACCGGATCTACAACGCCGATTTGGCGGAAGAGCAGGTGAACCTGATCAAATACTCGCTCTTGCAGCAGTCGGCGACCGCCATGCTCTCTCAGGCGAACATGGCGCCGCAGTCGGTGCTGCAGCTCGTTCTCGGCGGTTAA
- a CDS encoding glycosyltransferase, with amino-acid sequence MNGREAAGPPLSVCLIAKNEEERLPVAIESVAPFAAEVVVVDTGSTDGTVAAARSHGARVIERPWRDDFSDARNHGLEAATGVWVLCLDADETLPEREGGKLRRLLEEKRADAWFVRLRSALADADEGRFSIHAFPRLFRNHPAHRFEGRVHEQILPSLERTGARVRFSDLTIDHSGYAMDRESRRRKLERNLRLLEMDREERPESALVLFHLGETHTLLGDPERAVEAYSGAIARGGLSADHSAATRQNLAAALLRLGRAAEAIEEAERAARTGAGSAVAAWLVLASARIRTGDPEGAVRDVDRYLKLCDRALSGGKTLLGFTPDRAKAHLLRGEALLRMGRTVEAEREAERVIRENDGWGGGHRLLGRAAAAREDWARAEESFRRALDREPDRIETVRDLAVVRVRGGDPASALAVVDGALRSVESADLVDLQARLRVVRGDLRGAVESYRRLAGLCPGSVEAHRRLAGLYHKLGDSEKAKEHLVESERCSNDNAVPHKISS; translated from the coding sequence ATGAACGGTAGGGAAGCCGCCGGCCCGCCCCTTTCGGTCTGCCTGATCGCGAAGAACGAGGAGGAGCGCCTCCCCGTCGCGATCGAGAGCGTCGCCCCCTTCGCCGCGGAGGTGGTGGTGGTCGACACCGGTTCGACGGACGGAACCGTGGCGGCCGCCCGCTCCCACGGCGCGCGGGTGATCGAGCGGCCCTGGCGGGACGACTTCTCCGACGCGCGGAACCACGGTCTCGAAGCGGCGACCGGCGTTTGGGTTCTCTGCCTCGACGCGGACGAAACCCTCCCGGAAAGGGAGGGCGGGAAGCTGAGGCGTCTTCTCGAGGAGAAGCGCGCCGACGCCTGGTTCGTTCGGCTGCGAAGCGCCCTGGCCGACGCGGACGAGGGCCGCTTTTCCATTCACGCCTTTCCGCGGCTTTTCCGCAACCATCCGGCGCACCGCTTCGAGGGGAGGGTGCACGAGCAGATCCTTCCTTCGCTGGAGCGGACGGGCGCGCGCGTCCGGTTTTCGGACCTCACCATCGATCACAGCGGGTACGCGATGGACCGGGAGTCGCGCCGCCGTAAACTGGAGAGGAACCTCCGGCTGCTCGAGATGGACCGGGAGGAGCGGCCGGAGAGCGCCCTCGTCCTCTTCCATCTGGGTGAGACCCACACCCTCCTCGGCGATCCGGAACGGGCGGTGGAGGCGTACTCCGGGGCGATCGCCCGGGGCGGCCTCTCCGCGGATCATTCGGCGGCGACGCGACAGAATCTCGCCGCGGCTCTTCTCCGGCTCGGCCGCGCGGCGGAAGCGATCGAGGAGGCGGAACGGGCGGCACGGACCGGCGCCGGCTCGGCCGTCGCGGCCTGGCTGGTGCTCGCGTCGGCGCGCATTCGGACCGGCGATCCGGAGGGCGCGGTTCGGGACGTGGACCGTTATCTGAAGCTGTGCGACCGGGCCCTTTCCGGCGGAAAGACGCTCCTCGGCTTCACGCCGGACCGGGCGAAGGCGCACCTGCTTCGGGGCGAAGCGCTCCTCCGCATGGGAAGGACCGTCGAGGCGGAGCGGGAGGCGGAGCGCGTGATTCGGGAGAACGACGGTTGGGGGGGCGGGCACCGGCTTCTGGGACGGGCGGCGGCGGCGCGCGAGGACTGGGCGCGCGCGGAGGAATCCTTCCGCCGCGCCCTCGACAGAGAACCGGACCGGATCGAAACGGTTCGAGACCTCGCCGTCGTGCGGGTCCGCGGGGGGGATCCCGCCTCGGCGCTCGCGGTCGTGGATGGCGCGCTCCGGTCGGTCGAGAGCGCCGATCTCGTCGACCTCCAAGCGCGGCTCCGCGTCGTTCGGGGCGATCTTCGCGGCGCGGTGGAAAGCTACCGCCGTCTGGCGGGGCTGTGTCCCGGCTCCGTCGAGGCGCATCGCCGCCTCGCCGGGCTCTACCACAAGCTGGGCGATTCGGAAAAAGCGAAGGAACATCTCGTCGAATCGGAACGATGTTCCAACGACAACGCCGTTCCTCACAAAATTTCCTCATAA
- a CDS encoding glycosyltransferase: MRPSKPPIIAILSWNKVDLLRRCLKSIEKNTRHPYEVCVLDQASTDGTRNYLKEIGDRVHHVANEKNLGFVLGNNLIMDRFPDRDIVLLNNDTEVTEGWLEALAKRAYSDESIGVVGGKLVFPNGRLQTAGCEIFADASGREIGKHDDPDRRIYNVVADVDYCSGACLYLKRSTLDRIGGFDPQFAPAYWEDTDLCFSCRKAGLRVVYEPACTVIHHEGGSFGAPGQKSRSRELQERNKPKFVAKWREELTGQRSNVFEIPPAEGKEKILVVLPFLPIWDRAAGEMRWWHTLRILNERYQVVLLARNGQDGIKYINPLEEEGITVFHTDTEKLRAFGCDMVGPLWIDFPQLLRSNDFRAVIIGFYHMAAQYEREVRAYAPQAVFIIDSYDVAFLRERRRAELSGSDEDLWHAEEIRRIELDWYRKADMVLTVTERDREVLLAEDPSLRVGISTDIHPLAEERWNPDRKDLVFIGNYKHQPNEDAVIWFTEEILPRIHAELPEAVFRIVGNGPTPAVEALAGDRVEVTGFVPDIVPYLQNGRVCVVPLRYGAGLKGKVGQAMAAGIPQVSTSVGVEGMGMAHERDVLVADDPESFAREVIRLYRDEELQRRIAASARDLVARRYGVENARRYWEEVFEAIDAGRPEPVPAAEEEPERGYAPYRRIERLPAVAPNASIIVPVYNNLHLTRNLWTSVRKNTAIPHELLIVDNGSQEPVKYDAEQNNIRCIRNEENRGFAAAVNQGIRNTYGDYLVILNNDCIVPPGWLGRMIAHLEEDREIGILAPLTNFAATEQQIPVPYKNEEGLYRFAEDLHRRNAGRRKDHKKVVGMCMVIPRRVIDEVGLFDERFGIGNFEDDDICLRVRLAGYRVAVAEDVFIHHEGGATFKAMNVDYQALLKRNGELFLKKWAPVLGGGVGAASSAPRAAETPPVILFQDGPDVPVNHVQETLQTLPKGTPVRILATDPGRFRSLMNKGYDVKAVRPEDLFRRIDREIRTADATHLLVLSTRVRTGRKWTEELIAAAAAERRGIVVPASDEGPPAQRIRAEFPSSRSGVQKQTDLCRRRFTGGWRETGEFAGWALLVDRRGFILAGGLSSEFRSGAVWSDLAARMSDHGWITGVAPGAFVHFSGAGDCPSVPDGGEMEAVLRLAEANELFAGSDLERAMRAVELSLDAKKDYTHALYCRALFLAGEGRVAEAEADLKRVLEINPGFSRAHNNLGCLAFEKGEPEEAERHFREALAVDPGNGEIGRNLGDFYLSTGALQKAMDLYQDLVRRNPKDPNNYLDLGAWFEKLGDAAGARDWYAQALKVDPRNREARERLVTLAGAGAGGGDER, encoded by the coding sequence ATGAGACCGTCCAAGCCGCCGATCATCGCGATCCTGAGCTGGAACAAGGTGGACCTGCTCCGCCGCTGCCTGAAGAGCATCGAGAAAAACACGCGGCACCCTTACGAGGTCTGCGTCCTCGACCAAGCCTCCACCGACGGCACCCGGAACTATCTGAAGGAGATCGGGGACAGGGTGCATCACGTGGCGAACGAAAAGAACCTCGGTTTCGTGCTCGGGAACAACCTGATCATGGATCGATTCCCGGACCGGGATATCGTGCTCCTGAACAACGACACGGAGGTGACCGAGGGCTGGCTCGAGGCGCTCGCGAAGCGGGCCTATTCGGACGAGTCGATCGGCGTCGTCGGCGGTAAGCTGGTCTTTCCGAACGGGCGGCTGCAGACGGCGGGATGCGAGATCTTCGCCGACGCGTCCGGTCGGGAAATCGGCAAGCACGACGATCCGGACCGCCGCATTTACAACGTCGTCGCGGACGTGGACTACTGCTCGGGCGCTTGTCTCTATCTGAAACGATCCACCCTCGATCGTATCGGCGGCTTCGATCCGCAGTTCGCCCCCGCCTACTGGGAGGACACGGATCTCTGCTTCTCCTGCCGCAAGGCGGGCCTGCGCGTTGTTTACGAGCCGGCATGCACGGTGATCCACCACGAGGGGGGGAGCTTCGGCGCGCCGGGGCAAAAGAGCCGCTCCCGAGAATTACAGGAGCGAAACAAACCGAAGTTCGTCGCCAAATGGCGCGAGGAACTGACCGGGCAGCGCTCCAACGTCTTCGAGATTCCCCCGGCGGAGGGGAAAGAGAAGATCCTCGTCGTTCTTCCCTTCCTCCCGATCTGGGACCGCGCCGCCGGCGAGATGCGCTGGTGGCACACGCTCCGGATCCTGAACGAACGCTACCAGGTGGTTCTCCTCGCGCGAAACGGCCAAGACGGGATCAAGTACATCAACCCGCTCGAGGAAGAGGGGATCACCGTCTTCCATACCGACACGGAGAAGCTGCGCGCATTCGGCTGCGACATGGTCGGCCCGCTCTGGATCGACTTCCCTCAGCTCCTTCGGTCGAACGATTTCCGGGCGGTCATCATCGGCTTCTATCACATGGCCGCCCAGTACGAACGGGAGGTGCGCGCCTACGCGCCTCAGGCGGTCTTTATCATCGATTCCTACGACGTGGCTTTCCTGCGTGAGAGGCGGAGGGCGGAACTCTCCGGTTCCGACGAAGACCTCTGGCACGCCGAGGAGATCCGGCGGATCGAGCTGGACTGGTACCGCAAGGCGGACATGGTCCTCACCGTGACGGAGCGGGACCGGGAGGTGCTCCTCGCCGAGGACCCGTCGCTTCGGGTCGGCATCAGCACCGATATCCACCCGCTCGCCGAGGAGCGGTGGAATCCGGACAGGAAGGACCTTGTCTTCATCGGCAACTATAAGCACCAGCCGAACGAGGACGCGGTGATCTGGTTCACCGAGGAGATTCTGCCGCGGATTCACGCGGAACTGCCGGAGGCGGTTTTCCGCATCGTCGGGAACGGACCTACGCCGGCTGTGGAGGCGCTCGCCGGCGACCGGGTCGAGGTGACCGGTTTCGTGCCCGACATCGTCCCCTACCTGCAGAACGGGCGGGTATGCGTGGTGCCGCTCCGATACGGCGCCGGCCTGAAGGGGAAGGTGGGCCAGGCGATGGCCGCCGGCATTCCCCAGGTCTCGACATCGGTCGGCGTCGAGGGGATGGGTATGGCTCACGAGAGGGACGTGCTGGTCGCCGACGACCCCGAGTCTTTCGCTCGTGAAGTGATTCGGCTTTATCGCGACGAGGAGCTCCAGCGACGCATCGCGGCGAGCGCACGCGATCTGGTCGCCCGCCGTTACGGCGTGGAGAACGCCCGCCGCTACTGGGAAGAGGTCTTCGAGGCGATCGACGCGGGACGCCCCGAGCCGGTCCCCGCCGCCGAGGAGGAGCCGGAACGGGGATACGCGCCGTACAGGCGAATCGAACGCCTTCCCGCGGTGGCGCCGAACGCGTCCATCATCGTGCCGGTCTACAACAACCTGCACCTGACCAGGAACCTCTGGACCAGCGTCCGGAAGAACACCGCCATCCCCCACGAGCTTCTCATCGTCGACAACGGCTCCCAGGAGCCGGTGAAGTACGACGCGGAGCAGAACAACATCCGTTGCATCCGGAACGAGGAGAACCGGGGCTTCGCCGCGGCGGTCAACCAAGGCATCCGGAACACGTACGGCGACTACCTTGTGATCCTGAACAACGACTGTATCGTCCCCCCGGGCTGGCTGGGGCGGATGATCGCCCATCTCGAGGAGGACCGGGAAATCGGCATCCTGGCGCCGCTCACCAATTTCGCGGCCACGGAGCAGCAGATACCCGTCCCTTACAAGAACGAGGAGGGTCTCTACCGGTTCGCCGAGGATCTGCACCGGAGAAACGCGGGACGCCGCAAGGACCACAAGAAAGTGGTCGGCATGTGCATGGTGATTCCCCGCCGGGTGATCGACGAGGTGGGCCTCTTCGACGAGCGCTTCGGGATCGGTAACTTCGAAGACGACGACATCTGCCTGCGGGTGCGACTCGCCGGCTACCGGGTGGCGGTGGCGGAGGACGTCTTCATCCATCACGAGGGGGGCGCCACCTTCAAGGCGATGAACGTGGATTACCAGGCGCTCCTCAAGAGGAACGGGGAACTGTTCCTCAAGAAGTGGGCGCCCGTGCTCGGCGGAGGCGTCGGCGCCGCGTCCTCCGCGCCTCGCGCCGCCGAGACGCCGCCGGTGATCCTCTTCCAGGACGGCCCCGACGTCCCGGTGAACCACGTGCAGGAGACTCTTCAGACCCTCCCCAAAGGGACGCCCGTGCGGATCCTGGCGACCGATCCGGGCCGCTTTCGATCCCTGATGAATAAAGGGTATGATGTGAAGGCGGTCCGGCCGGAGGATCTGTTCCGCCGCATCGACCGGGAGATCCGCACCGCGGATGCGACGCACCTGCTCGTGCTCTCGACGCGCGTCCGAACCGGCCGCAAATGGACCGAGGAACTGATCGCCGCCGCGGCGGCGGAGCGGCGGGGCATCGTCGTTCCCGCCTCCGACGAGGGACCTCCGGCGCAGAGGATCCGCGCCGAGTTCCCCTCCTCCCGCAGCGGCGTGCAAAAGCAGACCGATCTGTGCCGCCGCCGTTTCACCGGAGGTTGGCGGGAGACCGGGGAGTTCGCCGGATGGGCGCTCCTGGTGGATCGGAGGGGGTTCATCCTCGCCGGCGGTCTGTCGTCGGAGTTCCGGTCCGGCGCGGTTTGGTCCGACTTGGCGGCGCGCATGAGCGATCATGGGTGGATCACCGGCGTCGCGCCCGGAGCCTTCGTCCACTTCTCCGGCGCCGGAGATTGTCCCTCCGTTCCGGACGGCGGCGAGATGGAGGCGGTTCTCCGGCTGGCCGAGGCGAACGAGCTGTTCGCCGGGTCCGACCTGGAGCGGGCGATGCGGGCCGTGGAACTCTCACTCGACGCCAAGAAGGATTACACCCACGCGCTTTACTGCCGGGCGCTCTTCCTCGCCGGTGAGGGGCGGGTCGCCGAGGCGGAAGCGGATCTGAAGCGCGTTCTCGAGATCAATCCGGGCTTTTCGCGGGCGCACAACAACCTGGGCTGTCTCGCTTTCGAGAAGGGAGAGCCGGAGGAGGCGGAGCGGCACTTCCGCGAAGCCCTCGCCGTCGACCCCGGGAACGGAGAGATCGGGCGCAACCTGGGTGATTTCTATCTGAGCACCGGCGCCCTGCAGAAAGCGATGGATCTCTATCAGGATCTGGTGCGGCGGAATCCGAAGGACCCGAACAACTACCTCGACCTCGGCGCGTGGTTCGAGAAACTCGGCGACGCGGCGGGGGCGCGCGATTGGTACGCGCAGGCCCTCAAGGTGGACCCGAGGAACAGAGAGGCGCGCGAGCGCCTCGTGACTCTCGCCGGAGCCGGCGCCGGAGGGGGCGATGAACGGTAG
- a CDS encoding class I SAM-dependent methyltransferase — translation MEFTGERLVPGVEGLDELFLEHVSRYAFAAPLTVGKRVLDAGCGCGYGSYHLARAGAASVLGIDVSEEAIAYCRENHPHDAVAYERRDVLETGLEAGSFDRIVAFEVFEHVDRPERFLDEMKRLLRPDGALVLSTPNAHTYEAGGEGGDNPYHVKEYVPEEMRALLEGRFGRVDWYVQGPASGLSILPVVDPGEKASLSAEMRLIAPPDRSGWGAPVPVAAKLERCSYMVALCRMSGAEGFPSPGAICIALGDDLADGSGRAAALVQHGRRLQQQLDERGRWALDLQRELELRDKTIEKLQAEFEDRTRWALELDRKTEEQARLIQELTRERAGAGPSAAG, via the coding sequence ATGGAATTCACCGGTGAACGATTGGTCCCCGGCGTGGAAGGATTGGACGAGCTCTTTCTGGAACACGTGTCCCGTTACGCCTTCGCCGCGCCACTCACCGTGGGGAAACGCGTTCTCGACGCGGGATGCGGCTGCGGATACGGCTCCTATCATCTCGCCCGGGCGGGCGCGGCGTCGGTGCTCGGCATCGACGTCTCGGAAGAGGCGATCGCCTATTGCCGCGAGAACCATCCGCACGACGCCGTCGCCTACGAGCGCCGGGACGTCCTCGAAACGGGACTGGAAGCGGGCTCCTTCGACCGGATCGTCGCCTTCGAGGTCTTCGAACACGTCGACCGTCCAGAGCGTTTCCTGGACGAGATGAAACGGTTGCTCCGGCCGGACGGCGCTCTCGTTCTCTCCACGCCGAACGCGCACACCTACGAGGCGGGCGGCGAAGGGGGCGACAATCCTTATCACGTCAAGGAGTACGTGCCGGAAGAGATGCGGGCGCTTTTGGAGGGGCGGTTCGGGCGCGTGGACTGGTACGTCCAGGGTCCGGCCTCGGGGCTCTCCATTCTCCCCGTCGTCGATCCGGGGGAGAAGGCGTCGCTTTCCGCGGAGATGCGGCTCATCGCCCCTCCGGACCGTTCCGGCTGGGGCGCACCGGTTCCGGTCGCGGCGAAGCTGGAGAGATGCTCCTACATGGTCGCCCTCTGCCGGATGAGCGGGGCCGAGGGATTCCCGTCGCCCGGCGCGATCTGCATCGCTCTGGGCGATGACCTCGCCGACGGATCGGGACGGGCCGCCGCGCTTGTCCAGCACGGCCGGCGCCTGCAACAGCAGCTGGACGAGCGCGGGCGCTGGGCGCTGGATCTGCAGCGCGAGCTGGAGCTGCGGGACAAAACGATCGAGAAACTGCAGGCCGAATTCGAGGACAGAACACGATGGGCGTTGGAACTCGACCGGAAAACGGAAGAGCAGGCCCGTCTCATCCAAGAGTTGACGCGGGAGCGGGCAGGCGCGGGGCCGTCCGCCGCCGGATGA
- a CDS encoding glycosyltransferase family 9 protein, which translates to MDLDLECRHFSGDRPCGYHKRDGMTCDDCPHREERGERILVVKLDAVGDVLRTTSILPAVRRESPRSWVVWLTSPAAKPVLDNNPLIEEIWTLGPEAIARLGVERFDRILNPDASRKSAALASLARGGERRGYVLDEKGVVRPAGPEAEEWLEMGGRDDRKRANRRTYQEHVHRLLRLDPEGQRILLRLTDRERAAAAGRLERGGIGPSERIVGFNTGSSARWPLKRWPKERFLDLARRFDDRGDIRVLLLGGELEAETNRWIAARSGGAAIDVGSDHSMRNFFALLERCEAVVTGDTLALHASLALGRATVALFGPTSPWEIDMYGLGVRVTADLDCLCCYRGACDRSPNCMESIDVETVRRALEGLLGSEAAEAPAEAAQEPEGETHGIHR; encoded by the coding sequence ATGGATCTTGACCTGGAGTGCCGTCATTTCTCCGGGGACCGCCCCTGCGGGTATCACAAGCGGGACGGGATGACCTGCGACGATTGCCCCCATCGCGAGGAGCGCGGGGAGCGGATCCTCGTCGTCAAACTGGATGCGGTCGGCGATGTGCTTCGCACCACCTCCATCCTGCCGGCGGTCCGCCGAGAGAGTCCGCGTTCGTGGGTGGTCTGGCTCACGTCGCCGGCGGCGAAACCGGTTCTCGACAACAACCCCTTGATCGAGGAGATATGGACGCTCGGCCCGGAGGCGATCGCACGACTCGGCGTGGAGCGCTTCGACCGGATCCTGAACCCGGACGCCTCGAGAAAGAGCGCGGCGCTCGCCTCGCTCGCCCGGGGCGGAGAGCGGCGCGGCTATGTCCTGGACGAGAAAGGCGTGGTCCGGCCCGCCGGACCGGAGGCGGAGGAGTGGCTCGAGATGGGCGGCCGGGACGACCGGAAACGGGCGAACCGCCGGACCTACCAGGAGCACGTCCACCGCCTACTCCGTCTCGACCCGGAGGGACAGAGGATCCTGCTTCGCCTCACCGACCGGGAACGCGCCGCCGCCGCCGGCCGGCTCGAGAGGGGGGGGATCGGCCCGTCGGAGAGGATCGTCGGATTCAACACGGGATCGAGCGCGCGCTGGCCGCTCAAGCGCTGGCCGAAGGAGCGTTTCCTGGATCTCGCCCGGCGTTTCGACGATCGGGGGGATATCCGGGTGCTTCTTCTCGGCGGGGAACTGGAGGCGGAGACGAACCGGTGGATCGCCGCACGCTCGGGCGGCGCCGCGATCGACGTCGGTTCGGACCACTCGATGCGGAATTTCTTCGCGCTCCTCGAGCGTTGCGAGGCCGTGGTCACCGGCGACACGCTGGCGCTCCACGCCTCTCTCGCCCTGGGTCGCGCGACGGTCGCCCTCTTCGGCCCCACCTCCCCCTGGGAAATCGACATGTACGGTCTCGGCGTCCGCGTCACGGCGGACCTGGACTGTCTCTGCTGTTACCGGGGCGCGTGCGACCGGTCGCCGAACTGCATGGAATCGATCGACGTGGAAACGGTTCGCCGCGCGTTGGAGGGGTTGCTGGGGTCGGAAGCGGCCGAGGCGCCGGCCGAGGCGGCGCAAGAACCGGAGGGAGAGACGCATGGAATTCACCGGTGA
- a CDS encoding carbon storage regulator, translating to MLVIARRVGESLRIGPDIVLVIREVQGKQVRIAIEAPQSVAVARGELFADGKRDGAPVPAGGAGSGGGDGS from the coding sequence ATGCTGGTCATCGCCCGCAGAGTCGGTGAATCCCTACGCATCGGCCCGGACATCGTTCTGGTGATACGGGAGGTGCAGGGGAAACAGGTGCGGATCGCCATCGAAGCGCCCCAGTCGGTCGCGGTGGCCCGCGGCGAGCTGTTCGCCGACGGAAAGCGCGACGGCGCGCCGGTTCCGGCGGGCGGCGCCGGGAGCGGAGGCGGCGATGGATCTTGA